Proteins encoded together in one bacterium window:
- a CDS encoding integration host factor subunit beta: MTKSDLVEKMSEALTNLTKKECEVIVDTVFLNMKDALHRGEKIEIRGFGSFTVRTRRAKEGRNPKTGEKVAIPEKRIPFFKVGKELREMVNG, from the coding sequence ATGACCAAGAGCGACCTGGTCGAGAAAATGTCGGAAGCGTTGACGAACCTGACCAAGAAAGAGTGCGAGGTCATCGTCGACACCGTTTTCCTCAACATGAAGGACGCTCTCCACCGCGGCGAAAAGATCGAGATCCGCGGGTTCGGGAGCTTCACCGTCCGGACCCGGCGGGCGAAGGAGGGACGCAACCCGAAGACGGGAGAGAAGGTCGCCATCCCCGAGAAGCGGATCCCCTTCTTCAAGGTCGGCAAGGAACTGCGGGAAATGGTCAACGGCTGA
- the sppA gene encoding signal peptide peptidase SppA codes for MADTFLSTPPRRKPFLRGCLTVLLVLGGFFVLLVIISRMDDLPLARGEKVAVITVFGLISDSEPTIEQLKKFGKDDSVKAIVLRIDSPGGGVGPSQEIYEEVKKARAKKPVLASMGSLAASGGYYIACAAQRVYANPGTITGSIGVIMPFMNVKDLVEKIGVKGMTVKSGVFKDIGSPMRDMTPQERELLQGVVDNVHLQFVNAVAAGRSLNREEVLRIADGRIFTGEQAKALGLVDVLGNLEDAISDAGKLGKIVGEPKVITPPKKKISFLELLREETRTLIDEKLSGNHLRLEYLAQ; via the coding sequence ATGGCTGATACCTTTCTCTCCACGCCTCCGCGCCGGAAACCGTTCCTGCGCGGATGCCTCACCGTGCTGCTGGTCCTGGGGGGCTTCTTCGTCCTCCTGGTGATCATCTCGCGCATGGACGACCTCCCCCTGGCCCGTGGGGAAAAGGTGGCGGTCATCACGGTCTTCGGCCTCATCTCCGACTCCGAGCCGACCATCGAGCAGTTGAAGAAGTTCGGCAAGGACGACTCGGTCAAGGCGATCGTCCTTCGGATCGACTCCCCCGGGGGAGGGGTGGGCCCGTCCCAGGAGATCTACGAGGAAGTGAAGAAGGCGAGGGCGAAAAAGCCGGTCCTCGCCAGCATGGGATCGCTTGCGGCGTCCGGCGGCTACTACATCGCCTGCGCGGCCCAGCGGGTGTACGCGAACCCCGGGACGATCACCGGGTCCATCGGCGTCATCATGCCGTTCATGAACGTGAAGGACCTGGTCGAGAAGATCGGCGTCAAGGGGATGACGGTGAAAAGCGGCGTCTTCAAGGACATCGGCTCCCCCATGCGCGACATGACGCCCCAGGAGCGCGAACTTCTCCAGGGGGTGGTCGACAACGTCCACCTCCAGTTCGTCAACGCCGTGGCGGCCGGCCGGAGCCTCAACCGGGAAGAGGTCCTGCGGATCGCCGACGGGCGGATCTTCACCGGGGAGCAGGCCAAGGCGCTGGGACTGGTCGACGTCCTGGGAAACCTCGAGGACGCGATCTCCGACGCGGGAAAACTCGGTAAGATCGTCGGGGAGCCGAAGGTCATCACCCCGCCGAAGAAGAAGATCTCCTTCCTCGAGCTGCTCCGGGAGGAGACGCGCACCCTGATCGACGAGAAGCTTTCGGGAAACCATCTGCGGCTGGAGTACCTTGCCCAATAA
- a CDS encoding N-acetylmuramoyl-L-alanine amidase has protein sequence MTHLRRHLGAVFLSVLLCAAGLPFVAPPSAAAAAPRVSDIRAWTNEIYTRVAIDTGDEVSWQAKTLRADPSLGLPPRIFIDIRGAGIRDEILRKPIEVRNGLLRQVRAGRFDRDTVRVVIDLERESTYRVFALPGPFRVIVDIDGEGEIPALPASPSDVAPAGSVSPGPAQDNASIPPSAESPPAAAQPHPGATPPVAPAAAVRKHRVRVMIDPGHGGKDPGAIGPTGLKEKDVVLAIGRKLREKLSSSGEFEVRMTRDEDVFIPLEERTAMANKGRADVFVSLHINASRNRRAEGFSTYVLSRGASNREDLELAARENGVPVRKLQGVKFIIDDMFTGARKNESLRLAKTVNDAVVRHVSTRYPGAQSLGLKQAPFYVLVGARMTAVLVEASFISNAREESRLRNPSCLDGIADGVAEAVRYYGQNGILAHLDN, from the coding sequence TTGACACACCTGCGGCGACACCTCGGCGCGGTTTTCCTCTCCGTCCTCCTCTGCGCGGCGGGCCTTCCGTTCGTCGCCCCGCCGTCCGCGGCCGCCGCCGCTCCCCGCGTCTCCGACATCCGGGCGTGGACGAACGAGATCTACACCCGCGTCGCGATCGACACGGGGGACGAGGTCTCCTGGCAGGCGAAAACGCTCCGCGCCGACCCTTCGCTTGGCCTTCCTCCCCGGATCTTCATCGACATCCGCGGGGCGGGAATCCGCGACGAGATCCTCCGCAAGCCGATCGAGGTACGCAACGGCCTGCTTCGCCAGGTACGGGCGGGGCGGTTCGACCGCGACACGGTGCGCGTGGTGATCGACCTCGAGCGGGAGAGCACCTACCGCGTATTCGCGCTGCCGGGCCCGTTCCGGGTCATCGTGGACATCGACGGCGAGGGGGAGATCCCCGCCCTCCCCGCGTCTCCATCGGACGTTGCTCCCGCCGGTTCCGTCTCCCCGGGACCTGCGCAGGATAATGCTTCGATCCCGCCGTCGGCGGAATCTCCGCCCGCCGCGGCCCAGCCCCATCCAGGCGCGACGCCGCCCGTCGCCCCCGCGGCCGCGGTCCGGAAGCACCGCGTGCGGGTGATGATCGACCCGGGCCACGGCGGGAAGGACCCGGGGGCGATCGGTCCGACGGGCCTGAAAGAGAAGGACGTGGTCCTGGCGATCGGCCGGAAGCTCCGCGAGAAGCTGTCGTCGTCCGGCGAGTTCGAAGTGCGGATGACCCGGGACGAGGACGTCTTCATCCCGCTCGAGGAGCGCACGGCGATGGCGAACAAGGGGCGCGCCGACGTATTCGTCTCCCTCCACATCAACGCCAGCCGGAACCGGAGGGCGGAGGGGTTCTCCACCTACGTCCTCTCCCGCGGCGCGTCGAACCGGGAGGACCTGGAACTCGCCGCCCGCGAGAACGGCGTGCCGGTCCGCAAGCTCCAGGGGGTCAAGTTCATCATCGACGACATGTTCACCGGGGCGCGCAAGAACGAGTCGCTGCGGCTGGCCAAGACGGTGAACGACGCCGTGGTCCGCCACGTTTCCACCCGCTACCCGGGGGCGCAGAGCCTCGGGCTGAAGCAGGCCCCGTTCTACGTGCTCGTGGGCGCCAGGATGACGGCCGTCCTGGTCGAGGCTTCCTTCATCAGCAACGCCCGCGAGGAGTCCCGCCTGCGCAATCCCTCGTGCCTCGACGGGATCGCCGACGGCGTGGCGGAGGCGGTCCGCTACTACGGGCAGAACGGGATCCTCGCCCACCTGGATAATTGA
- a CDS encoding HIT domain-containing protein produces MDRIFSPWRMEYIRQVGTSGGTARCIFCVHEGDLEDPERLLVGLYPNTAAILNRYPYNNGHVLVAPRRHVANLWDLSGEELRELFSLVSLGTRGLAQEYRTEGMNVGMNLGKPAGAGIADHLHVHLVPRWAGDTNFMTPVQETRVLPESLLETRRRLSTVFGPLRP; encoded by the coding sequence GTGGACCGGATCTTCTCCCCGTGGCGGATGGAATATATCCGCCAGGTGGGCACGTCCGGTGGGACGGCGCGGTGCATTTTCTGTGTCCATGAAGGCGACCTCGAGGATCCCGAGCGGCTCCTGGTCGGGCTGTACCCGAACACCGCGGCGATCCTGAACCGCTACCCTTACAACAACGGGCATGTGCTGGTCGCGCCCCGCCGGCATGTGGCAAACCTGTGGGACCTGTCCGGCGAGGAATTGCGTGAGCTATTTTCCCTTGTTTCCCTTGGGACGCGCGGACTTGCGCAAGAATATCGAACGGAAGGGATGAATGTGGGGATGAACCTGGGCAAGCCCGCCGGCGCCGGGATCGCCGACCACCTCCACGTCCACCTCGTTCCCCGATGGGCGGGCGACACGAATTTCATGACCCCGGTCCAGGAGACCCGCGTCCTGCCCGAGTCGCTCCTCGAGACCCGCCGCCGGCTGTCGACGGTTTTCGGCCCCCTGCGCCCGTAG
- the mutS gene encoding DNA mismatch repair protein MutS, with product MNLPLTPAMRQYVEIKSRYRDCILFFRMGDFYEMFFEDALRASRLLDIALTSRDKESNIPMCGVPHHARNAYLSKLIRQGCKVAICEQIEEPGQKGIFRREVSEVVTPGLVFSEECLDARGNNFLAAVRFVAPFACAALDATTGEFFHEACGSEEALADALFRIAPAEFVALEGEGNPTTSRGKRLLEGKLLTLLSPSAVAAFPAPPGIGGMPPASHPSCGVVRAALYYLFLHQPAALSEIGRVTEREGRRFLAMDETAVRTLEIFSTMSGERKGSLLWAVDRTRTPMGARMLRAWLAAPLLDVERIGERHDAVGELLEGHAVRKTLSPPLDAMGDLSRLASRLAQDRSGPRDVAALRDNLAAIPSIRTALGEPYAKRLRSVIELLGDHAATVERISSALADPPPAGYKEGGVFRPGYDARVDELTHLLTHGKGMLSEMEARERQRTGIGGLKVGYNRVFGYYIEVTRAHLDKVPADYIRKQTLANAERFITPELKEFEGRVLRAQEGRAAREEELFLALRDSLKGTLPAVYAAAEGTAELDALLSFAELAAENGYGRPQVNGGREILIENGRHPVVEKILGRHAFVPNDCRLSPDGTRLAVLTGPNMAGKSTYIRQAALIVLLAHAGSFVPADRAEIGLVDRIFTRIGASDDLSRGESTFMVEMRETARILDGVTDRTLVVLDEVGRGTSTYDGLSIAWAVAEHLHGSPSRPKVLFATHFHELTDIVSTCANARNFHVAVREWQGEIIFLRRIDEGSASKSYGIQVARLAGLPASVVDRARDILRNLESAEYNEYGLPTLAGARTAGESGDAQMELFSRRARRDEDAVLEQIRRCDPERLSPLDALMRLADWKGRLGKGST from the coding sequence ATGAACCTTCCGCTGACCCCCGCCATGCGGCAGTACGTGGAGATCAAGTCCCGCTACCGGGACTGCATCCTCTTCTTCCGCATGGGCGATTTCTACGAGATGTTCTTCGAGGACGCCCTGCGCGCTTCCCGGCTCCTCGACATCGCCCTCACCTCCCGCGACAAGGAGTCGAACATCCCGATGTGCGGGGTGCCGCATCACGCGCGCAACGCCTACCTGTCGAAGCTGATCCGGCAGGGGTGCAAGGTGGCCATCTGCGAGCAGATCGAGGAGCCCGGCCAGAAGGGGATCTTCCGGCGGGAGGTGTCCGAGGTGGTCACCCCGGGGCTGGTCTTCAGCGAGGAGTGCCTCGACGCGCGGGGAAACAATTTCCTGGCCGCCGTCCGGTTCGTCGCACCGTTCGCCTGCGCCGCGCTCGACGCCACCACCGGCGAATTCTTCCACGAGGCGTGCGGCAGCGAGGAGGCGCTGGCGGACGCCCTCTTCCGGATCGCGCCCGCGGAGTTCGTCGCGCTCGAGGGGGAGGGGAACCCGACCACATCCCGCGGGAAGCGGCTTCTCGAGGGGAAGCTGCTCACGCTGCTGTCCCCGTCGGCCGTCGCGGCGTTTCCGGCTCCGCCCGGGATCGGGGGGATGCCTCCCGCGAGCCACCCTTCGTGCGGCGTCGTCCGTGCGGCCCTCTACTACCTGTTCCTGCACCAGCCGGCGGCCCTCTCCGAGATCGGACGGGTGACGGAGCGGGAAGGGCGGCGCTTCCTCGCCATGGACGAGACCGCCGTGCGGACGCTGGAGATCTTCTCCACCATGTCGGGGGAGCGGAAGGGGAGCCTTCTCTGGGCGGTGGACCGCACGCGGACCCCGATGGGAGCCCGCATGCTGCGCGCCTGGCTCGCCGCGCCGCTGCTCGACGTCGAGCGGATCGGGGAGCGGCACGACGCGGTGGGGGAGCTCCTCGAGGGGCACGCGGTCCGGAAGACGCTTTCGCCGCCGCTCGACGCGATGGGGGACCTCTCCCGGCTCGCCTCCCGCCTGGCGCAGGACCGGTCGGGACCGCGGGACGTCGCGGCGTTGCGCGACAACCTGGCGGCGATTCCCTCGATCAGGACCGCCCTCGGCGAACCGTACGCCAAGCGCCTCCGGTCGGTGATCGAGCTTCTCGGGGACCACGCAGCGACGGTCGAACGGATCTCCTCGGCGCTGGCCGATCCGCCGCCCGCGGGGTACAAGGAGGGAGGCGTCTTCCGCCCGGGGTACGACGCCCGGGTCGACGAGCTGACCCATCTCCTGACCCACGGCAAGGGGATGCTGTCGGAGATGGAGGCGCGGGAGCGGCAGCGCACCGGGATCGGCGGTCTCAAGGTCGGCTACAACCGGGTCTTCGGCTACTACATCGAGGTGACCCGGGCCCACCTCGACAAGGTCCCCGCCGATTACATCCGCAAGCAGACGCTGGCCAACGCGGAGCGGTTCATCACCCCGGAGCTCAAGGAGTTCGAGGGGCGGGTCCTTCGCGCGCAGGAGGGCCGCGCCGCCCGGGAAGAGGAGCTCTTCCTCGCCCTGCGGGATTCGCTCAAGGGAACCCTCCCCGCGGTCTACGCGGCGGCGGAAGGGACGGCCGAACTGGACGCGCTTCTCTCCTTCGCGGAGCTCGCGGCGGAGAACGGCTACGGGCGGCCGCAGGTGAACGGCGGGCGGGAGATCCTGATCGAGAACGGGCGCCACCCGGTGGTCGAAAAGATCCTCGGGCGGCACGCCTTCGTCCCGAACGACTGCCGCCTCTCGCCCGACGGGACGCGCCTCGCCGTGCTCACCGGCCCGAACATGGCGGGAAAATCCACCTATATCCGCCAGGCGGCCCTCATCGTGCTGCTGGCGCACGCGGGCTCCTTCGTCCCCGCGGACCGCGCGGAAATCGGCCTCGTGGACCGGATCTTCACGCGCATCGGCGCCTCCGACGACCTCTCCCGGGGGGAGAGCACCTTCATGGTCGAGATGCGGGAGACCGCGCGGATCCTCGACGGGGTCACCGACCGGACGCTGGTGGTCCTCGACGAGGTGGGGCGCGGGACCAGCACGTACGACGGGCTGAGCATCGCCTGGGCGGTGGCGGAGCACCTCCACGGATCGCCGTCCCGGCCCAAGGTCCTCTTCGCCACCCACTTCCACGAGTTGACCGACATCGTGTCCACGTGCGCGAACGCGCGCAACTTCCACGTGGCGGTGCGCGAGTGGCAGGGGGAGATCATCTTCCTGCGGCGGATCGACGAGGGGAGCGCGAGCAAGTCGTACGGCATCCAGGTGGCGCGGCTGGCCGGCCTGCCGGCCTCCGTGGTGGACCGGGCCCGGGATATTTTGAGAAACCTCGAATCCGCCGAGTATAATGAGTACGGGCTTCCGACGCTGGCGGGCGCGCGCACCGCAGGGGAATCCGGCGATGCCCAGATGGAGCTGTTCTCCCGGCGCGCCCGGAGGGACGAGGACGCCGTCCTGGAACAGATCCGCCGATGCGATCCGGAGCGGCTCTCCCCTCTGGACGCGTTGATGCGCCTTGCGGATTGGAAGGGGAGGCTGGGGAAAGGGTCGACTTGA